The Streptomyces sp. CC0208 genome window below encodes:
- a CDS encoding immune inhibitor A domain-containing protein → MTDRSWTFRTAATVVAIAAASATFSTFAVAQAADSSAKTSAADRRDPQPAKAREHDFDGPLTKTQEAQRKEALDQVISGDAAVKNRGGSQVVELKSRKGDSKYVELGREKTDKIFTILVEFGDQVDPRYGGTAGPLHNQIAKPDRKTNNSTAWQADYNQAHFQDLYFGTGKKTESLKKYYEKQSSGRYSVDGEVTDWVKVPYNEARYGSNKASTGAWYAVQDGVNAWVAEREAAGDTAAEIKTELAQFDQWDRYDFDGDGNFNESDGYIDHFQIVHAGEDESAGGGAQGEDAIWAHRWYAFGTDAGSTGPDTNKLGGTQIGDTGIWVGDYTIQPENGGLGVFAHEYGHDLGLPDEYDTSGGGENSTGFWTLMSSGSWLGTGKDSIGDLPGDMNAWDKLQLGWLDYDVATAGKRSHHKLGVAEYNTKNPQALVVQLPKKTVTTPVVTPAQGATQWWSGSGNDLRNTLTRPVDLTGKSSAALTLDAWWDTEKDYDYVYAEVSTDGANWTPIDGTLADGTAIPRDGSGKPTLTGTVEAYQKLTFPLNAYAGQKIQLRFRYQTDGGVAQKGFTADEITVTADGATLFSDNAETADAAWTANGFSRIGSSITDEYAQYYLAENRQYVSYDKVLKVGPYNYGFSKTRPDWVEHYAYQNGLLIWKWDTSQADDNTSQHPGEGLILPVDSHPTALKWSDGTLMRNRIQAYDSTFSWYPTDSITLHNADVATKIKSKPGVPVFDDGTSSYYDATNPLAGVKITDTDTRIKIVKEPLDGSTITLQVGPSAKKK, encoded by the coding sequence GTGACGGACAGATCCTGGACGTTCAGGACGGCAGCAACGGTCGTGGCGATAGCCGCGGCCTCGGCCACGTTCTCCACGTTCGCCGTGGCGCAGGCCGCGGACAGCTCCGCGAAGACTTCCGCGGCCGACCGGCGCGACCCGCAGCCGGCCAAGGCCAGGGAGCACGACTTCGACGGCCCGCTGACCAAGACCCAGGAGGCGCAGCGAAAGGAGGCGCTCGACCAGGTCATATCCGGGGACGCGGCGGTCAAGAACCGAGGCGGCTCCCAGGTGGTCGAGCTCAAGAGCCGCAAGGGCGACAGCAAGTACGTCGAACTCGGCCGCGAGAAGACCGACAAGATCTTCACGATCCTCGTGGAGTTCGGCGACCAGGTCGACCCCCGCTACGGCGGCACGGCCGGCCCGCTGCACAACCAGATCGCCAAGCCGGACCGCAAGACGAACAACAGCACCGCCTGGCAGGCGGACTACAACCAGGCGCACTTCCAGGACCTGTACTTCGGCACCGGCAAGAAGACCGAGTCGCTGAAGAAGTACTACGAGAAGCAGTCCTCGGGCCGCTACTCGGTCGACGGCGAGGTCACCGACTGGGTCAAGGTCCCCTACAACGAGGCCCGTTACGGTTCCAACAAGGCCTCCACCGGCGCCTGGTACGCGGTCCAGGACGGCGTGAACGCCTGGGTCGCCGAGCGCGAGGCGGCCGGTGACACCGCCGCCGAGATCAAGACGGAGCTGGCCCAGTTCGACCAGTGGGACCGCTACGACTTCGACGGCGACGGCAACTTCAACGAGTCCGACGGCTACATCGACCACTTCCAGATCGTGCACGCCGGCGAGGACGAGTCCGCGGGCGGCGGCGCCCAGGGCGAGGACGCCATCTGGGCGCACCGCTGGTACGCCTTCGGCACCGACGCCGGCTCCACCGGCCCGGACACCAACAAGCTCGGCGGCACCCAGATCGGCGACACCGGCATCTGGGTCGGCGACTACACCATCCAGCCGGAGAACGGCGGCCTGGGCGTCTTCGCCCACGAGTACGGCCACGACCTCGGCCTGCCCGACGAGTACGACACCTCCGGCGGCGGCGAGAACTCCACCGGCTTCTGGACGCTGATGTCCTCCGGCTCCTGGCTCGGCACCGGCAAGGACTCCATCGGCGACCTGCCCGGCGACATGAACGCCTGGGACAAGCTCCAACTGGGCTGGCTCGACTACGACGTGGCCACGGCCGGCAAGCGCTCCCACCACAAGCTGGGCGTCGCGGAGTACAACACCAAGAACCCGCAGGCGCTCGTGGTCCAGCTGCCGAAGAAGACGGTCACCACCCCGGTGGTCACCCCGGCGCAGGGCGCGACCCAGTGGTGGAGCGGCAGCGGCAACGACCTGCGCAACACCCTGACCCGCCCGGTCGACCTGACCGGCAAGTCCTCGGCGGCGCTGACCCTCGACGCCTGGTGGGACACCGAGAAGGACTACGACTACGTCTACGCGGAGGTCTCCACCGACGGCGCCAACTGGACGCCGATCGACGGCACTCTGGCCGACGGTACCGCGATCCCGCGTGACGGCAGTGGCAAGCCCACCCTCACCGGCACGGTCGAGGCGTACCAGAAGCTGACCTTCCCGCTGAACGCCTACGCGGGCCAGAAGATCCAGCTGCGCTTCCGCTACCAGACCGACGGCGGGGTCGCCCAGAAGGGCTTCACGGCCGACGAGATCACGGTGACCGCCGACGGCGCGACCCTGTTCTCCGACAACGCCGAGACGGCGGACGCCGCCTGGACCGCGAACGGCTTCTCGCGCATCGGCTCCTCGATCACGGACGAGTACGCGCAGTACTACCTCGCCGAGAACCGCCAATACGTGTCGTACGACAAGGTGTTGAAGGTCGGCCCGTACAACTACGGCTTCTCGAAGACCCGTCCGGACTGGGTGGAGCACTACGCCTACCAGAACGGTCTGTTGATCTGGAAGTGGGACACCTCCCAGGCGGACGACAACACCAGCCAGCACCCGGGCGAGGGTCTGATCCTCCCGGTCGACTCCCACCCGACCGCGCTGAAGTGGTCCGACGGCACGCTGATGCGCAACCGCATCCAGGCCTACGACTCCACCTTCAGCTGGTACCCGACCGACTCGATCACGCTGCACAACGCCGACGTCGCGACGAAGATCAAGTCCAAGCCGGGCGTCCCGGTCTTCGACGACGGCACGTCGAGCTACTACGACGCGACGAACCCGCTCGCCGGTGTCAAGATCACTGACACCGACACCCGGATCAAGATCGTCAAGGAGCCCCTGGACGGCTCGACGATCACGCTCCAGGTCGGACCTTCGGCCAAGAAGAAGTAA
- a CDS encoding isochorismatase family protein — translation MRRALIVVDVQNDFCEGGSLAVAGGADVAAAVTELIGQAAGSGYQHVVATRDHHIAPGGHFADNPDFVHSWPAHCVAGTEGVGFHPNFAPAVASGAIDAVFDKGAYAAAYSGFEGADENGVTLSDWLRAREVTEVDVVGIATDHCVRATALDAAREGFRTQVLLDLTAGVAEATTERAIEELREAGVELSGKPVV, via the coding sequence ATGCGCCGCGCCTTGATCGTCGTCGACGTGCAGAACGACTTCTGCGAGGGAGGCAGTCTCGCGGTGGCCGGAGGCGCCGATGTGGCCGCCGCCGTCACCGAGCTGATCGGGCAGGCGGCGGGCTCCGGCTACCAGCACGTGGTGGCCACCCGGGACCACCACATCGCGCCCGGCGGCCACTTCGCCGACAACCCCGACTTCGTGCACTCCTGGCCCGCGCACTGCGTCGCCGGGACCGAGGGCGTGGGGTTCCACCCGAACTTCGCGCCGGCCGTCGCCTCCGGGGCGATCGACGCGGTCTTCGACAAGGGGGCGTACGCGGCGGCGTACAGCGGGTTCGAGGGCGCCGACGAGAACGGCGTGACGCTGAGCGACTGGCTGCGGGCGCGGGAGGTGACCGAGGTGGACGTGGTCGGAATCGCCACGGACCACTGCGTACGGGCCACGGCGCTGGACGCGGCCCGGGAGGGCTTCCGCACGCAGGTCCTCCTCGACCTCACCGCCGGGGTCGCCGAGGCGACGACCGAGCGGGCGATCGAGGAGCTGCGGGAGGCGGGCGTGGAGCTGTCCGGGAAGCCGGTCGTCTAG
- a CDS encoding nicotinate phosphoribosyltransferase produces MNTADLGLPVDVPSTALFTDQYELTMLQAALKAGTAERRSVFEVFTRRLPEGRRYGVVAGTGRVLDAVENFRFDGNVLTFLRERSIVDEETLDWLASYRFGGDIWGYPEGEVYFPGSPIMRVEGSFAECVLLETVILSILNHDSAIAAAASRMSSAAGDRPLIEMGARRTHELSAVAAARAAYVGGFATTSDLAAGFRYGIPTVGTSAHAFTLLHDQERDAFQAQVDSLGRGTTLLVDTYDVTEAVRTAVEVAGPELGAVRIDSGDLLLVAHRVRQQLDELGAKGTRIIVTSDLDEYAIASLAAAPVDAYGVGTQLVTGSGHPTASMVYKLVARAESDDPKAPLIPVAKKSSGGKTSVGGRKWAARRLDAEGIAEAEVVGTGPVPAGLTDRQLLVELVKGGEVVAREPLDVVRDRHAAARANLPLSATQLSRGEPVIPTEYVNARTGS; encoded by the coding sequence ATGAACACAGCGGACCTTGGGCTGCCGGTGGACGTTCCCTCGACGGCGCTCTTCACGGACCAGTACGAGCTGACCATGCTGCAGGCCGCCCTGAAGGCGGGTACCGCCGAGCGGCGCAGCGTGTTCGAGGTCTTCACCCGGCGGCTGCCGGAAGGGCGGCGCTACGGCGTCGTCGCGGGCACCGGCCGGGTCCTGGACGCGGTGGAGAACTTCCGCTTCGACGGGAACGTCCTCACTTTCCTGCGCGAGCGCTCCATCGTCGACGAGGAGACCCTGGACTGGCTCGCCTCCTACCGCTTCGGCGGCGACATCTGGGGCTACCCGGAGGGCGAGGTGTACTTCCCGGGCTCGCCGATCATGCGGGTGGAGGGCTCCTTCGCCGAGTGCGTGCTCCTGGAGACCGTGATCCTGTCGATCCTCAACCACGACTCCGCGATAGCCGCGGCCGCCTCCCGGATGTCCTCGGCCGCGGGTGACCGGCCGCTGATCGAGATGGGCGCCCGCCGCACCCACGAGCTGTCCGCCGTGGCCGCCGCCCGCGCCGCCTACGTCGGCGGCTTCGCCACCACCTCCGACCTCGCGGCCGGTTTCCGCTACGGCATCCCGACGGTGGGCACCTCCGCCCACGCCTTCACCCTGCTGCACGACCAGGAGCGGGACGCCTTCCAGGCACAGGTGGACTCGCTGGGCCGGGGCACCACCCTGCTGGTCGACACCTACGACGTCACCGAGGCCGTCCGTACGGCCGTCGAGGTCGCCGGGCCCGAGCTGGGGGCCGTGCGCATCGACTCCGGCGATCTGCTCCTGGTCGCGCACCGGGTGCGGCAGCAGCTGGACGAGCTGGGCGCCAAGGGGACGCGGATCATCGTCACCTCCGACCTCGACGAGTACGCCATCGCCTCGCTGGCCGCGGCCCCGGTGGACGCGTACGGCGTCGGCACCCAGCTTGTGACCGGGTCCGGGCATCCGACCGCCTCGATGGTCTACAAGCTGGTCGCGCGGGCCGAGTCCGACGACCCGAAGGCACCGCTGATCCCGGTCGCGAAGAAGTCGTCCGGAGGCAAGACCTCGGTCGGCGGCCGCAAGTGGGCGGCCCGGCGGCTGGACGCGGAGGGGATCGCGGAGGCCGAGGTGGTGGGCACCGGGCCCGTCCCGGCGGGGCTCACGGACCGGCAGTTGCTGGTGGAGCTGGTCAAGGGCGGCGAGGTCGTCGCCCGCGAGCCGCTGGACGTCGTACGGGACCGGCATGCCGCCGCCCGGGCCAACCTGCCGCTGTCGGCGACCCAGCTCTCGCGCGGGGAGCCGGTCATTCCGACGGAGTATGTCAACGCGCGCACGGGTAGCTAG